A genomic segment from Pseudoduganella chitinolytica encodes:
- a CDS encoding tyrosine recombinase XerC encodes MTDAAGSRTAAWLVHLATQRKLSPHTLAAYGRDLAELARLTDGRDWAAIGSADIRRCAARLHAAGQDGRTIARKLSAWRGFFEWLAEHVDLPANPVEGVRAPKRAKSLPKALSVDDAVQLVATPARKAAAAPTPAELCNTAMFELLYSSGLRVSELCSLDAHYRKGDGSAPASAGWLERDNGEVIVTGKGSKMRSVPVGGAALAAIAAWLQVRPAPADGSAALFLSERGTRISPRVVQTRLKAHALATGAPMHVNPHMLRHSFASHVLQSSGDLRAVQEMLGHASITSTQVYTALDFQHLAQVYDKAHPRAR; translated from the coding sequence ATGACGGACGCGGCCGGCAGCCGGACGGCCGCCTGGCTCGTCCACCTGGCCACGCAGCGCAAGCTGTCGCCCCATACCTTGGCCGCCTACGGCCGCGACCTTGCCGAACTGGCGCGCCTGACCGACGGCCGCGACTGGGCCGCCATCGGCAGTGCCGATATCCGCCGCTGCGCTGCCAGACTCCATGCTGCCGGGCAGGACGGCCGCACCATCGCCCGCAAGCTGTCGGCCTGGCGCGGTTTCTTCGAATGGCTGGCCGAGCACGTCGACCTGCCTGCCAATCCCGTCGAGGGCGTGCGTGCGCCGAAACGCGCGAAGTCCCTGCCCAAGGCCTTGTCCGTCGACGATGCCGTGCAACTGGTCGCCACGCCGGCCCGCAAGGCCGCCGCCGCCCCCACGCCTGCCGAGCTGTGCAACACGGCCATGTTCGAGCTGCTGTATTCCAGCGGCCTGCGCGTCTCCGAACTGTGCAGCCTGGATGCGCACTATCGCAAGGGCGACGGCAGCGCACCCGCGTCGGCCGGCTGGCTGGAGCGCGACAACGGCGAAGTGATCGTTACCGGGAAGGGCAGCAAGATGCGGAGCGTGCCGGTCGGCGGCGCGGCCCTGGCCGCCATCGCGGCGTGGCTGCAGGTGCGCCCGGCACCCGCCGACGGCAGCGCCGCGCTGTTCCTGTCCGAACGGGGCACCCGCATATCGCCGCGCGTCGTGCAGACGCGGCTGAAAGCCCATGCGCTGGCGACGGGTGCACCCATGCACGTGAATCCGCACATGCTGCGCCACTCGTTCGCGTCGCACGTGCTGCAGTCGTCCGGCGACCTGCGCGCCGTGCAGGAAATGCTGGGCCATGCCAGCATCACGTCCACCCAGGTGTACACGGCGCTCGATTTCCAGCACCTGGCGCAGGTGTACGACAAGGCCCATCCGCGCGCCAGGTAG
- a CDS encoding DUF484 family protein translates to MTATLDSTAVARYLADHPHFFEEHANLLGDVRLSSPLTGRAVSLQERQMEVMREKYKTLELRLAELNRNAQENQAIANRFHSWNQSLLREHDVAGMPRAVTEGLKTSFNVPAATLRLFNVAPQYQDEWFAAGVSEDARLFANGLQAPYCGSNNDFEAVRWLDDPASIKSAVIVALRAPGTKGSAFGLLIMGSPDAERFTSLMATDFLVHIGETASVALAPLLA, encoded by the coding sequence ATGACCGCTACCCTGGACTCCACCGCCGTCGCCCGCTACCTGGCGGACCATCCCCATTTCTTCGAAGAGCACGCCAACCTGCTGGGGGACGTTCGCCTGTCCAGCCCGCTGACGGGCCGCGCCGTGTCGCTGCAGGAACGGCAGATGGAAGTGATGCGTGAGAAGTACAAGACGCTGGAGCTGCGCCTGGCGGAACTGAACCGCAACGCCCAGGAAAACCAGGCCATCGCCAACCGTTTCCACAGCTGGAACCAGTCGCTGCTGCGCGAGCACGACGTCGCCGGCATGCCCCGCGCCGTCACTGAAGGCTTGAAGACGAGTTTCAACGTGCCGGCCGCCACGCTGCGCCTGTTCAACGTCGCGCCGCAATACCAGGACGAGTGGTTTGCCGCCGGCGTGTCCGAGGATGCCCGCCTGTTCGCCAACGGCCTGCAGGCGCCCTACTGCGGCAGCAACAACGATTTCGAGGCCGTGCGCTGGCTGGACGACCCAGCGTCCATCAAGTCGGCCGTAATCGTGGCGCTGCGCGCTCCCGGCACCAAGGGTTCTGCCTTCGGCCTGCTGATCATGGGCTCGCCCGACGCGGAACGCTTCACGTCGCTGATGGCCACCGATTTCCTCGTGCACATCGGCGAAACGGCCAGCGTCGCGCTGGCCCCGCTGCTGGCCTGA
- a CDS encoding porin, whose translation MKKSLVALALTGAFGSAFAQSSVTIYGTLDAGISRTTHTANDATLIGKRDNNKLGFRGVEDLGNGLKALFQLEIRYEPDTGTLENVSRPLFQGQSRVGLQGSFGTVRLGRGLSAFQESIIAFEPWSGIPAVAGYQTNLQVTGYTSDPLGPAGNSANRFSNALFYNTPVMNGFQLNVTVATKEANGNPVIVGRGTAAAPQYPANSEASANPYSISATYTNGPFAAMLAHERNGVETKLYSVAASYKPTTALKLMASYQKQDQSHTMLINPDTDAWIVGANYTVGPGKWLIGYGQKTPDGVLKTKQASVGYEHSLSPRTYLYVDLSQKKTPFTPAARNDVEQNHYALGIHHNF comes from the coding sequence ATGAAGAAATCCCTGGTGGCCCTTGCCCTGACGGGTGCATTCGGCAGCGCCTTTGCCCAATCGTCGGTGACCATTTACGGTACGCTGGACGCCGGCATCTCCCGCACGACGCATACGGCCAACGACGCGACGCTGATCGGCAAGCGCGACAACAATAAACTGGGCTTTCGCGGCGTCGAGGACCTGGGCAATGGCCTGAAGGCGCTGTTCCAGCTGGAGATCCGCTACGAACCCGACACCGGCACGCTGGAGAACGTCAGCCGCCCGCTGTTCCAGGGCCAGAGCCGCGTCGGCCTGCAGGGTTCCTTCGGTACCGTGCGCCTGGGCCGCGGCCTGTCGGCATTCCAGGAATCCATCATCGCCTTCGAACCCTGGTCCGGCATCCCGGCCGTGGCCGGCTACCAGACCAACCTGCAGGTGACGGGCTATACCAGCGACCCGCTGGGCCCGGCCGGCAACTCGGCGAACCGCTTCTCCAATGCGCTGTTCTACAACACGCCCGTGATGAACGGTTTCCAGCTGAACGTGACGGTCGCGACCAAGGAGGCCAACGGCAATCCGGTCATCGTGGGCCGTGGCACGGCGGCGGCGCCACAGTATCCGGCCAACTCGGAAGCGTCGGCCAACCCGTATTCGATCAGCGCGACCTACACCAACGGCCCGTTCGCGGCGATGCTGGCGCACGAGCGCAACGGCGTGGAGACCAAGCTGTACTCCGTTGCCGCGTCGTACAAGCCGACCACCGCGCTGAAGCTGATGGCGTCCTACCAGAAGCAGGACCAGAGCCACACGATGCTGATCAATCCGGACACGGATGCGTGGATCGTGGGCGCCAACTACACGGTCGGGCCGGGCAAGTGGCTGATCGGCTACGGCCAGAAGACGCCCGATGGCGTGCTGAAGACGAAGCAGGCCTCCGTCGGCTACGAACACAGCCTGTCGCCGCGCACCTACCTGTACGTCGACCTGTCGCAGAAGAAGACGCCGTTCACGCCGGCCGCGCGCAACGACGTGGAGCAGAATCACTACGCACTGGGCATCCACCACAACTTCTGA
- the dapF gene encoding diaminopimelate epimerase produces the protein MKLKFTKMHGAGNDFVVIDAINQRIDFSPAQWQALADRRFGIGADQMLVVEPSTQPGCDFRYRIFNSDGGEVEQCGNGARAFAKFVAEKGLTDRRSIAVETMAGVIAPRLEDDGSVTVDMGAPVLEPALVPFDTEGLQGQPQGQDTLWPLVLELAGEKETVLVSVLSMGNPHAVQVVADIDTAPVELTGPLIELHPHFPKRVNAGFMQVVDRQHIRLRVFERGAGETLACGTGACAAAVAGIRRGLLDSPVRVDARGGQLSIAWAGEGQPVYLTGPAVTVFEGEIEL, from the coding sequence ATGAAACTGAAATTCACCAAGATGCATGGCGCGGGCAACGATTTCGTTGTCATCGACGCCATCAACCAGCGGATCGACTTCTCGCCCGCCCAGTGGCAGGCGCTGGCCGACCGCCGTTTCGGCATCGGTGCCGACCAGATGCTGGTCGTGGAACCGTCCACGCAGCCCGGCTGCGATTTCCGCTACCGTATCTTCAACAGCGATGGCGGCGAAGTGGAGCAATGCGGCAACGGCGCCCGCGCCTTTGCCAAGTTCGTCGCCGAGAAGGGCCTGACGGACCGCCGCAGCATCGCCGTCGAGACGATGGCCGGCGTCATCGCGCCGCGCCTGGAGGATGACGGCAGCGTCACGGTGGACATGGGCGCGCCCGTGCTGGAGCCGGCCCTGGTGCCGTTCGACACGGAAGGCCTGCAGGGCCAGCCGCAGGGGCAGGACACCTTGTGGCCGCTGGTGCTGGAACTGGCCGGCGAAAAGGAAACCGTGCTGGTGTCGGTCCTGTCGATGGGCAATCCCCATGCGGTCCAGGTGGTGGCCGATATCGACACGGCGCCCGTCGAGCTGACCGGTCCGCTGATCGAACTGCACCCGCACTTCCCGAAGCGCGTCAACGCGGGCTTCATGCAGGTCGTCGATCGCCAGCACATCCGCCTGCGCGTGTTCGAGCGCGGCGCCGGCGAAACGCTGGCCTGCGGCACGGGCGCCTGCGCGGCCGCCGTGGCCGGCATCCGCCGCGGGCTGCTGGATTCTCCGGTGCGGGTGGACGCGCGCGGCGGCCAGCTCTCCATCGCATGGGCCGGCGAAGGCCAGCCCGTCTACCTGACGGGCCCGGCCGTCACGGTGTTCGAAGGCGAAATCGAGCTGTAA
- a CDS encoding LpxL/LpxP family acyltransferase yields MKLLLGFMWLLHWLPLPVLGRFGDLVGSLLFVIMGPRREIALTNLRLCLPELSEAEHRRLARQHFQAYSRSVLERAILWWASEARLRRLIVIETSAGMPPGQIPVAAMTEKPTILLCPHFVCLDVAGASIAMEASASSMYVQQKNAAFDAVLRAGRARFKPVKLFTRQDGIKPILRALRDRLPYFMLPDMDFGEKDAEFVPFFGIEAATLTATARIAATTGAQVMPVIATFLPGYRGWRVKFYPVWDNYPGPDMVAATRRMNEFIEERVREAPAEYFWTHKRFKTRPNGEPSFYSNKR; encoded by the coding sequence ATGAAGTTGCTGCTGGGATTCATGTGGTTGCTGCACTGGCTGCCATTGCCCGTGCTGGGCCGGTTCGGCGACCTGGTCGGCAGCCTGCTGTTCGTGATCATGGGACCGCGCCGCGAGATCGCGCTGACGAACCTGCGGCTGTGCCTGCCGGAACTGTCCGAGGCCGAGCACCGCCGCCTGGCGCGCCAACACTTCCAGGCCTACTCGCGCAGCGTGTTAGAACGGGCGATCCTGTGGTGGGCATCGGAGGCGCGGCTGCGCCGCCTGATCGTCATCGAAACGAGCGCGGGCATGCCGCCGGGGCAGATTCCCGTTGCCGCGATGACGGAAAAGCCGACCATCCTGCTGTGCCCGCACTTCGTGTGCCTGGACGTGGCGGGCGCGTCCATCGCCATGGAGGCCTCGGCCTCGTCGATGTACGTGCAACAGAAGAATGCCGCGTTCGATGCCGTGCTGCGTGCCGGCCGCGCCCGCTTCAAGCCCGTCAAGCTGTTTACCCGCCAGGACGGCATCAAGCCGATTCTGCGCGCGCTGCGCGACCGCCTGCCGTATTTCATGCTGCCGGACATGGACTTCGGCGAGAAGGACGCGGAATTCGTGCCATTCTTCGGCATCGAGGCAGCCACGTTGACGGCCACTGCCCGCATCGCCGCGACGACGGGCGCCCAGGTGATGCCCGTGATCGCCACATTCCTGCCGGGCTACCGGGGCTGGCGCGTCAAGTTCTATCCCGTGTGGGACAATTACCCCGGGCCCGACATGGTGGCGGCGACGCGCCGGATGAATGAGTTCATCGAGGAGCGCGTGCGCGAGGCGCCGGCCGAGTATTTCTGGACCCATAAACGCTTCAAGACCCGGCCGAACGGCGAACCGTCTTTCTACTCGAATAAACGATGA
- a CDS encoding lysophospholipid acyltransferase family protein, whose protein sequence is MLLRIFRFFSIFPLPLLHCLGSMLGWLVYWLSPSYRRRMRDNITQAGFAASLPQAVAEAGKAIAELPFIWCASDERIARRVFVKDYSIVEETLAAGRGIVFLTPHLGCFEITAQRVSHDTELMVMYRPPKQAAMKPLVEGARARGNLRLAPANLSGVRMLAKFLKQGKPVGILPDQVPQEGEGVWADFFGRPAYTMTLPAKMAKLGGDAPILLTYAERLPRGKGFLLHFVPFTGSLDGDNAQQARAINAAMEQLIAGCPAQYYWSYNRYKVPKGVAGPTVTQEAA, encoded by the coding sequence ATGCTGTTACGAATATTCCGGTTCTTTTCAATCTTTCCCCTGCCCCTACTCCATTGTCTCGGCAGCATGCTGGGCTGGCTAGTATATTGGCTATCGCCGTCCTATCGCCGCCGCATGCGCGACAATATTACGCAGGCCGGTTTTGCCGCATCCTTGCCGCAAGCCGTAGCGGAAGCCGGCAAAGCCATTGCCGAATTGCCTTTTATCTGGTGCGCATCGGACGAGCGTATTGCCCGCCGCGTGTTCGTCAAGGATTACAGCATCGTCGAGGAAACCCTGGCGGCGGGCCGCGGCATCGTGTTCCTGACGCCGCACCTGGGCTGCTTCGAGATCACCGCGCAACGGGTGTCCCACGACACCGAACTGATGGTCATGTACCGCCCGCCGAAACAGGCCGCGATGAAGCCGCTGGTGGAAGGGGCCCGCGCGCGCGGCAACCTGCGGCTGGCGCCTGCCAACCTGTCCGGCGTGCGCATGCTGGCCAAGTTCCTCAAGCAGGGCAAGCCCGTCGGCATCCTGCCCGACCAGGTGCCGCAGGAGGGCGAAGGTGTGTGGGCGGACTTCTTCGGCCGCCCCGCCTACACGATGACGTTGCCGGCCAAGATGGCCAAGCTGGGCGGCGATGCGCCGATCCTGCTGACCTACGCGGAACGCCTGCCGCGCGGCAAGGGGTTCCTGCTGCATTTCGTCCCCTTCACGGGTTCGCTGGACGGCGACAATGCCCAGCAGGCGCGCGCCATCAACGCGGCCATGGAGCAGCTGATCGCAGGCTGCCCTGCCCAGTATTACTGGAGCTATAACCGCTACAAGGTGCCGAAGGGCGTGGCCGGTCCGACTGTCACGCAGGAGGCCGCATGA
- the metK gene encoding methionine adenosyltransferase — protein sequence MSSNDYLFTSESVSEGHPDKVADQISDAILDAILAQDPKARVAAETLCNTGLVVLAGEITTHANVDYIQVARETIKRIGYDNTEYGIDYKGCAVLVAYDKQSPDIAQGVDEGAGLDLDQGAGDQGLMFGYACDETPELMPAAIYYSHRLVERQSQLRKDGRLPWLRPDAKSQVTLRYVNGRPVAVDTVVLSTQHAPEMLHKQIEEAVIEEIIRPVLPKEWLSNTKFLVNPTGRFVIGGPQGDCGLTGRKIIVDTYGGAAPHGGGAFSGKDPSKVDRSAAYAARYVAKNVVAAGLARQCQVQVSYAIGVARPINITVYTEGTGVISDEKIAELVHEHFDLRPKGIVQMLDLLRPIYQKTAAYGHFGREEPEFSWERTDKAAALRAAAGLS from the coding sequence ATGTCTTCCAACGATTACCTCTTCACTTCCGAATCCGTCTCGGAAGGCCATCCCGACAAAGTCGCGGACCAGATCTCCGATGCGATCCTCGACGCGATCCTGGCCCAGGATCCGAAAGCGCGCGTCGCTGCCGAAACCCTGTGCAATACCGGCCTTGTCGTGCTGGCCGGTGAAATCACCACGCACGCCAACGTGGATTATATTCAAGTGGCGCGCGAGACCATCAAGCGCATCGGTTACGACAACACGGAATACGGCATCGACTACAAGGGCTGCGCCGTGCTGGTCGCCTACGACAAGCAGTCGCCCGACATCGCCCAGGGCGTGGACGAAGGCGCCGGCCTGGACCTGGACCAGGGCGCCGGCGACCAGGGCCTGATGTTCGGCTACGCTTGCGACGAAACCCCGGAACTGATGCCTGCGGCAATCTATTACTCGCACCGCCTGGTCGAGCGCCAGTCGCAACTGCGCAAGGACGGCCGCCTGCCATGGCTGCGTCCGGACGCGAAGTCGCAGGTCACGCTGCGCTACGTCAACGGCCGCCCGGTGGCCGTGGATACCGTCGTGCTGTCGACCCAGCATGCCCCGGAAATGCTGCACAAGCAGATCGAGGAAGCCGTCATCGAGGAAATCATCCGTCCCGTGCTGCCGAAGGAATGGCTGTCGAACACCAAGTTCCTGGTCAACCCGACCGGCCGCTTCGTCATCGGCGGTCCGCAGGGCGACTGCGGCCTGACGGGCCGCAAGATCATCGTCGACACGTACGGCGGGGCCGCACCGCACGGCGGCGGCGCGTTCTCCGGCAAGGACCCGTCCAAGGTCGACCGTTCGGCAGCCTACGCGGCCCGCTACGTCGCCAAGAACGTCGTCGCGGCCGGCCTGGCGCGCCAGTGCCAGGTGCAAGTGTCGTACGCGATCGGCGTGGCCCGTCCGATCAATATCACCGTCTATACGGAAGGCACCGGCGTTATCTCGGACGAGAAGATCGCCGAGCTGGTGCATGAGCACTTCGACCTGCGTCCGAAAGGCATCGTGCAGATGCTGGACCTGCTGCGCCCGATCTACCAGAAGACGGCCGCATACGGCCACTTCGGTCGCGAAGAGCCGGAATTCAGCTGGGAACGCACGGACAAGGCCGCCGCGCTGCGCGCCGCCGCCGGCCTGTCGTAA
- the ahcY gene encoding adenosylhomocysteinase translates to MNAALKDTQDYIIADIGLAAWGEKEIKIAETEMPGLMAIREEFAAAQPLKGARITGSLHMTIQTAVLIRTLEALGAKVRWASCNIYSTQDHAAAAIAAVGTPVFAVKGETLDEYWEYTHRIFEWPGEGVYSNMILDDGGDATLLLHLGARAEQDISLLDNPGSEEEICLFNAIKARLKTDPTWYSKRLPEILGVTEETTTGVHRLYQMHKDGKLAFPAINVNDSVTKSKFDNLYGCRESLVDGIKRATDVMIAGKIAVIAGYGDVGKGSAQAMRALSAQVWVTEIDPICALQAAMEGYRVVTMEYAAEHGDIFVTCTGNYHILTEQHMLKMKDQAIVCNIGHFDNEIDVASLKKYQWENIKPQVDHVIFPDGKRIILLAEGRLVNLGCGTGHPSYVMSSSFANQTIAQIELFANTDKYPVGVYTLPKHLDEKVARLQLKKLNAQLTTLTEEQAAYINVKVEGPYKPEHYRY, encoded by the coding sequence ATGAACGCCGCACTCAAAGACACCCAGGACTACATCATTGCCGACATCGGCCTGGCCGCATGGGGCGAAAAAGAAATCAAGATCGCCGAAACGGAAATGCCTGGCCTGATGGCCATCCGTGAGGAATTCGCCGCTGCCCAGCCGCTGAAGGGCGCCCGCATCACCGGTTCGCTGCACATGACGATCCAGACCGCCGTGCTGATCCGCACGCTGGAAGCGCTGGGCGCCAAGGTCCGTTGGGCCTCTTGCAATATCTACTCGACGCAGGACCACGCCGCCGCCGCCATCGCGGCCGTCGGCACGCCCGTGTTCGCCGTCAAGGGCGAGACGCTGGACGAGTACTGGGAATACACGCACCGCATCTTCGAATGGCCGGGCGAAGGCGTCTACTCGAACATGATCCTGGACGACGGCGGCGACGCCACGCTGCTGCTGCACCTGGGCGCGCGCGCCGAGCAGGACATCTCCCTGCTGGACAACCCGGGCTCGGAAGAGGAAATCTGCCTGTTCAACGCCATCAAGGCCCGCCTGAAGACGGACCCGACGTGGTACTCCAAGCGCCTGCCGGAAATCCTGGGCGTGACGGAAGAAACGACGACGGGCGTGCACCGCCTGTACCAGATGCACAAGGATGGCAAGCTGGCCTTCCCGGCCATCAACGTCAACGACTCCGTGACGAAGTCGAAGTTCGACAACCTGTACGGCTGCCGTGAATCGCTGGTCGACGGCATCAAGCGCGCCACCGACGTCATGATCGCCGGCAAGATCGCCGTCATCGCCGGTTATGGCGACGTGGGCAAGGGCTCGGCCCAGGCGATGCGCGCGCTGTCCGCCCAGGTGTGGGTCACCGAAATCGATCCGATCTGCGCGCTGCAGGCCGCGATGGAAGGCTACCGCGTCGTGACGATGGAGTACGCCGCCGAACACGGCGACATCTTCGTCACCTGCACCGGCAACTACCACATCCTCACCGAACAGCACATGCTGAAGATGAAGGACCAGGCCATCGTCTGCAACATCGGCCACTTCGACAACGAGATCGACGTCGCGTCGCTGAAGAAATATCAGTGGGAAAACATCAAGCCGCAGGTCGACCACGTCATCTTCCCCGATGGCAAGCGCATCATCCTGCTGGCCGAAGGCCGCCTGGTCAACCTGGGCTGCGGCACGGGTCACCCGTCGTACGTGATGAGCTCGTCGTTCGCCAACCAGACGATCGCCCAGATCGAGCTGTTCGCCAACACGGACAAGTACCCGGTCGGCGTCTACACGCTGCCGAAGCACCTGGACGAGAAGGTGGCACGCCTGCAGCTGAAGAAGCTGAACGCGCAGTTGACGACGCTGACGGAAGAGCAGGCCGCGTACATCAACGTGAAGGTCGAAGGTCCGTACAAGCCGGAGCACTATCGCTACTGA
- a CDS encoding phage holin family protein, producing the protein MRLVLTWFINAAALFAVPYLMHSVDVTSVGAALIAALVLGLVNTLIRPLLLLLTLPVTVLSLGLFIFLVNGFLFWLVAQFVSGFHVTGFWGAVGGALLYSVISWALSTLLLKDADD; encoded by the coding sequence ATGCGTCTGGTTCTGACCTGGTTCATCAATGCCGCGGCCCTGTTCGCAGTGCCTTACCTGATGCATTCCGTCGACGTCACGAGCGTCGGCGCAGCCCTGATTGCGGCGCTTGTCCTGGGCCTGGTGAACACGCTGATCCGCCCGCTGCTCCTGCTGCTGACTTTGCCCGTGACCGTGCTGTCGCTGGGCCTGTTCATCTTCCTCGTCAACGGTTTCCTGTTCTGGCTCGTGGCGCAATTCGTCAGCGGCTTCCATGTGACGGGATTCTGGGGCGCGGTCGGCGGCGCGTTGCTGTACAGCGTGATCTCCTGGGCCCTTTCCACATTGCTGTTGAAAGACGCCGATGACTGA
- the metF gene encoding methylenetetrahydrofolate reductase [NAD(P)H], translated as MTDHNFSIEFFPPKTAEGAEKLRATRAKLSELHPKYFSVTFGAGGTTQQGTLDTVLEILAAGEDAAPHLSCVGGTRESIRAILDQYKSHGIRRLVALRGDLPSGYGAAGEFRYASELVEFIRAETGDWFRIEVAAYPEVHPQAKSPQADLDAFVRKVNAGADAAITQYFYNADAYFQFVEQAHKAGVTVPIVAGIMPITNTTQLMRFSDMCGAEIPRWVRLKLSSFGDDTASIKAFGLDVVTALCERLLAGGAPGLHFYSMNQVAPTMALWQRLVK; from the coding sequence ATGACTGACCATAATTTTAGTATCGAGTTCTTCCCGCCCAAGACGGCGGAAGGGGCCGAAAAACTGCGCGCCACGCGCGCCAAGCTGTCCGAACTGCACCCGAAATATTTCTCCGTGACGTTCGGTGCCGGCGGCACCACCCAGCAGGGTACCCTGGACACCGTGCTGGAAATCCTGGCCGCGGGCGAAGATGCGGCGCCGCACCTGTCCTGCGTGGGCGGCACGCGTGAATCCATCCGTGCCATCCTCGACCAATACAAATCGCACGGCATCCGCCGCCTGGTCGCCCTGCGCGGCGACCTGCCGAGCGGCTACGGCGCGGCCGGCGAATTCCGCTATGCGAGCGAGCTGGTGGAATTCATCCGCGCCGAGACGGGCGACTGGTTCCGCATCGAAGTGGCCGCCTACCCGGAAGTCCATCCGCAGGCGAAGTCGCCGCAGGCCGACCTGGACGCGTTCGTGCGCAAGGTCAACGCCGGCGCCGATGCCGCCATCACGCAGTATTTCTACAACGCGGATGCGTATTTCCAGTTTGTCGAGCAGGCGCACAAGGCCGGTGTCACCGTGCCCATCGTGGCCGGCATCATGCCGATCACCAACACGACGCAGCTGATGCGCTTCTCCGACATGTGCGGCGCGGAAATCCCGCGCTGGGTGCGGCTGAAGCTGTCCAGCTTTGGCGACGACACCGCATCGATCAAGGCGTTCGGGTTGGATGTCGTGACGGCGCTGTGCGAGCGGCTGCTGGCCGGTGGTGCGCCGGGCCTGCATTTCTACAGCATGAACCAGGTGGCGCCGACGATGGCGCTGTGGCAGCGGCTGGTGAAGTAA
- a CDS encoding 5-formyltetrahydrofolate cyclo-ligase — translation MPAALPPSTAQTTADFKSGLRRQLLAARRNLDAPTRAAWDADICRHIVAWWQTTRVDALGVYWPLRDEPDLHPAYAELARLGVRLLLPVVLQRDAPLAFAGWEIGETLVKDAMGIAVPAHRRLEPVPPALLVPCLGFNGQGYRLGYGGGFYDRTLERLPRPATIGIAYSCLAAEFGQDAHDVPLDRIITEAS, via the coding sequence ATGCCAGCCGCGCTACCACCCTCGACCGCACAGACAACCGCCGATTTCAAGAGTGGGCTGCGGCGCCAATTGCTGGCGGCGCGCCGCAATCTCGACGCCCCGACGCGGGCGGCCTGGGATGCCGACATCTGCCGGCATATCGTGGCGTGGTGGCAAACCACACGGGTGGACGCGCTGGGTGTGTACTGGCCGTTGCGCGACGAGCCGGATCTGCATCCTGCGTATGCTGAACTGGCACGCCTCGGGGTACGCCTGCTGTTGCCGGTCGTGCTGCAACGCGATGCGCCGCTGGCCTTCGCCGGCTGGGAGATCGGCGAGACGCTGGTCAAGGATGCAATGGGCATCGCGGTGCCCGCCCACCGGCGCCTGGAACCGGTCCCGCCCGCGCTGCTGGTGCCATGCCTGGGCTTCAATGGGCAAGGCTACCGGCTGGGCTACGGCGGCGGCTTCTACGACCGCACGCTGGAACGGCTGCCACGCCCCGCCACCATCGGCATCGCCTACTCGTGCCTGGCGGCCGAGTTCGGGCAGGATGCACACGACGTGCCGCTGGACCGCATCATCACAGAGGCGAGCTAG